Proteins encoded together in one Oceanobacillus iheyensis HTE831 window:
- the murA gene encoding UDP-N-acetylglucosamine 1-carboxyvinyltransferase — translation MEKIIVSGGHQLNGTVRLEGAKNAVLPVLAASLIASEGESVIKEVPVLADVYTINEVLRNLNAEVEFDSTTKTVNINASQQLETEAPFEYVRKMRASVLVLGPLLARYGHAKVAMPGGCAIGSRPIDLHLKGFEAMGAEIHVGNGYVEANVNGRLQGAKIYLDMPSVGATENIMMAAALAEGKTVIENAAKEPEIVDLANYLNKMGANIVGAGTETIRIIGVEKLRGTEHMIIPDRIEAGTFMVASAITGGNVFIENAMREHLRSVISKLEEMNVDVIDENGGLRIIGPEKLKSTDIKTLPHPGFPTDMQSQMMSLMLRAEGTGVITETVFENRFMHVEEFRRMNANIKIEGRSVIIEGISELQGAEVAATDLRAAAALILAGLVSDGYTRVTELKHLDRGYVDIVDKLAALGADIKRVDENGVVVQPLYVTAAKESNEIAAD, via the coding sequence ATGGAAAAAATCATCGTAAGTGGCGGACACCAATTGAATGGCACCGTACGGCTTGAAGGTGCTAAAAACGCTGTACTACCTGTTTTAGCTGCAAGTTTAATTGCGAGTGAAGGGGAAAGCGTTATTAAAGAAGTACCAGTTTTAGCAGACGTGTACACAATTAATGAAGTATTACGTAATCTAAACGCAGAAGTTGAATTTGATTCAACAACAAAGACAGTGAATATTAATGCATCACAACAATTAGAGACAGAAGCCCCATTTGAATATGTAAGAAAAATGCGTGCATCTGTACTTGTTTTGGGACCACTTTTGGCCCGTTATGGACACGCGAAAGTTGCTATGCCAGGAGGATGTGCGATTGGTTCTCGACCAATTGATTTACACCTTAAAGGTTTCGAAGCAATGGGAGCAGAAATCCATGTAGGTAACGGCTATGTGGAAGCAAATGTGAATGGCAGATTACAAGGTGCGAAGATTTATCTTGATATGCCAAGTGTAGGTGCGACGGAAAACATTATGATGGCTGCAGCACTTGCAGAGGGTAAGACAGTAATTGAAAATGCAGCAAAAGAACCAGAAATAGTTGATTTAGCAAATTATCTTAATAAGATGGGTGCGAATATCGTTGGAGCAGGTACGGAAACAATCCGTATTATTGGTGTAGAAAAACTTCGCGGTACGGAGCACATGATTATACCTGATCGTATTGAAGCTGGTACCTTTATGGTTGCCTCTGCAATTACTGGAGGTAATGTATTCATTGAGAATGCAATGCGTGAACATTTACGCTCTGTAATTTCAAAGTTAGAAGAAATGAATGTTGATGTAATTGATGAGAATGGCGGTCTACGAATCATAGGGCCAGAGAAATTAAAATCAACAGATATTAAAACATTACCGCATCCTGGTTTTCCTACAGATATGCAATCACAAATGATGTCATTAATGCTTCGTGCAGAAGGCACAGGTGTGATTACGGAGACTGTTTTCGAAAATCGTTTTATGCATGTAGAAGAATTTCGACGCATGAATGCGAATATCAAAATTGAAGGACGCAGTGTGATTATTGAAGGTATTTCAGAGTTGCAAGGCGCTGAAGTAGCAGCAACAGATCTTCGTGCGGCAGCGGCACTTATTTTAGCAGGTCTTGTAAGCGATGGATACACACGTGTGACGGAGCTTAAGCATCTAGACCGTGGCTATGTTGATATTGTTGATAAGTTAGCGGCACTTGGTGCAGATATCAAGAGAGTGGATGAGAACGGAGTAGTTGTACAACCACTCTACGTAACTGCTGCAAAAGAATCAAATGAAATAGCAGCGGATTAA
- a CDS encoding YwmB family TATA-box binding protein has product MFYRLILFFICISLFLTTTHASELNTDEMIALGNFATEQQLEIENWQVTIKESVSVVKAEKSIELLKNEYSYEKKSTEKSIIYLFKNDHKTNGLDVLYKVILPTESSSQAEVIALFEGADWSEEVKESYLITKNEIVHKLFTKLAQSYTCLTSVDNDIINGDVFIEKAINYFNLRHTTTQYDNIAKSTIKKSFYGYTDLWDAFYSVDNKPINVQIAIIEDEAGNEKYTIGTPILIHEY; this is encoded by the coding sequence ATGTTTTATAGACTTATATTATTTTTTATATGTATTTCTTTATTTTTAACAACTACACATGCATCTGAATTAAATACAGACGAAATGATAGCTCTTGGTAATTTTGCAACAGAGCAGCAATTAGAGATTGAAAACTGGCAAGTTACGATAAAGGAATCTGTATCTGTAGTTAAAGCAGAAAAGTCAATTGAACTACTTAAAAATGAGTATTCTTATGAGAAAAAATCGACTGAAAAAAGTATAATATATTTATTTAAAAACGATCATAAAACGAATGGGTTGGACGTACTGTATAAGGTAATTTTGCCAACTGAATCATCATCTCAGGCAGAAGTTATTGCTCTTTTTGAGGGAGCTGATTGGAGCGAAGAGGTAAAGGAATCATATTTAATTACTAAGAATGAAATAGTTCATAAATTGTTTACAAAATTAGCTCAATCATATACTTGTCTGACCTCAGTAGATAATGATATAATAAATGGTGATGTTTTTATAGAAAAGGCAATAAATTATTTCAATTTGCGACATACAACAACACAATACGACAACATAGCAAAGTCCACGATTAAAAAGTCATTTTATGGGTATACAGATTTATGGGATGCTTTTTATTCTGTAGACAATAAACCGATAAATGTACAAATAGCTATTATAGAAGACGAAGCAGGAAATGAGAAATACACGATAGGAACACCTATCCTAATACATGAATATTAA
- a CDS encoding DUF1146 family protein, which translates to MFSVGQMALISIFSHLFFIYMTWRLVMALNIDYIFKKGRSGEARVFLLFLTIVIGSGVSRFFLEVLQWSGDLSYLF; encoded by the coding sequence ATGTTTTCCGTTGGACAAATGGCATTGATAAGTATATTTTCTCATTTATTTTTTATATATATGACTTGGCGTCTTGTAATGGCGTTGAACATTGACTATATTTTTAAAAAAGGAAGATCTGGAGAAGCTAGAGTCTTTCTATTGTTTTTAACTATTGTTATCGGGTCTGGAGTAAGTAGATTCTTTTTAGAAGTACTACAGTGGTCCGGGGACTTATCGTATCTCTTCTAA
- a CDS encoding F0F1 ATP synthase subunit epsilon codes for MRTLEVSVVTPGGPVLEESFEMVVCKAETGEIGILPGHIPLVSPLQISAVRLKKGNDTKYLAISGGFMEVQPEKVTILAQSAETASDINVQRAKEAKDRAERRLQAKKDNIDKTRAELALKRAINRLDVGK; via the coding sequence TTGAGAACACTAGAAGTGAGTGTTGTTACTCCTGGTGGCCCGGTTTTAGAGGAAAGCTTTGAAATGGTAGTTTGTAAAGCTGAAACCGGTGAAATCGGTATTTTACCTGGACACATTCCATTAGTTTCTCCACTACAAATTAGTGCAGTTCGTTTGAAAAAAGGAAATGATACTAAATATTTAGCAATAAGTGGTGGATTTATGGAAGTGCAGCCTGAGAAAGTAACCATTCTTGCACAATCTGCTGAAACTGCAAGTGATATTAATGTTCAACGTGCAAAAGAAGCAAAAGATCGTGCGGAAAGACGTCTTCAGGCAAAAAAGGATAATATCGATAAAACTCGGGCCGAATTAGCACTCAAAAGAGCAATTAATCGCCTCGACGTAGGCAAGTAA
- the atpD gene encoding F0F1 ATP synthase subunit beta translates to MSKGRVTQLMGPVVDVRFEDAELPAVNNALVVRSDSGEELTLEVALHLGDNSVRTIAMSSTDGFKRGAEVENLGRPISVPVGDVTLGRVFNVLGEKIDLDEPLEEGVRRDPIHREAPDFENLSTETEILETGIKVVDLLAPYIKGGKIGLFGGAGVGKTVLIQELINNIAQEHGGISVFAGVGERTREGNDLYYEMSDSGVIAKTAMVFGQMNEPPGARMRVALTGLTMAEYFRDEQGQDVLLFVDNIFRFTQAGSEVSALLGRMPSAVGYQPTLATEMGQLQERITSTDKGSVTSIQAIYVPADDYTDPAPATTFAHLDATTNLDRKLSEQGIYPAVDPLESTSRALDPEVVGKEHYEVATEVQQTLQKYRELQDIIAILGMDELSDEDKLVVARARRIQFFLSQNFHVAEQFTGQPGSYVPVQETVKGFKEILEGKYDDLPEDAFRLVGRIEEVVEKAKGME, encoded by the coding sequence ATGAGCAAAGGACGCGTTACACAATTAATGGGACCAGTAGTCGATGTACGTTTTGAAGACGCTGAACTCCCAGCAGTAAATAATGCTTTAGTTGTCCGTAGTGACAGTGGTGAAGAACTAACACTAGAAGTAGCTCTTCATTTAGGTGACAATAGTGTACGTACCATCGCTATGTCTTCAACAGATGGTTTCAAACGTGGTGCAGAGGTGGAAAACCTTGGTCGTCCAATCTCAGTACCAGTTGGTGACGTAACACTAGGCCGTGTATTTAACGTATTAGGTGAAAAAATCGATTTAGACGAACCTTTAGAAGAGGGAGTTCGTCGCGATCCGATTCACCGTGAAGCACCAGACTTTGAAAACTTATCTACAGAAACAGAAATTTTAGAGACAGGTATTAAAGTAGTTGACCTGTTAGCACCATATATCAAAGGTGGTAAAATTGGACTGTTTGGTGGAGCTGGTGTAGGTAAAACCGTATTAATCCAGGAATTAATTAATAATATCGCACAAGAACATGGTGGTATTTCTGTATTCGCGGGTGTTGGTGAACGTACTCGTGAAGGGAATGACCTTTACTATGAAATGAGCGATTCTGGAGTTATTGCTAAAACAGCGATGGTATTTGGACAAATGAACGAGCCACCTGGTGCACGTATGCGTGTAGCATTAACTGGCTTAACCATGGCAGAATACTTCCGTGATGAGCAAGGACAGGATGTATTATTGTTCGTTGATAATATCTTCCGTTTCACACAAGCAGGTTCTGAGGTATCCGCACTACTTGGTCGTATGCCATCAGCGGTAGGTTATCAACCTACTCTAGCTACAGAAATGGGACAATTACAAGAGCGTATTACATCTACAGACAAAGGTTCTGTAACATCTATTCAAGCAATTTATGTACCAGCGGATGACTATACGGATCCGGCGCCTGCTACAACATTTGCTCACTTAGATGCAACAACAAACCTTGATCGTAAATTATCTGAGCAAGGTATCTACCCTGCGGTGGATCCTTTAGAGTCTACCTCACGTGCACTCGATCCAGAAGTAGTTGGAAAAGAGCACTATGAAGTAGCAACTGAGGTACAGCAAACACTACAAAAATATCGTGAACTTCAAGATATTATCGCAATATTAGGTATGGATGAGTTAAGTGATGAAGATAAATTAGTCGTTGCTCGTGCGCGTCGAATTCAGTTCTTCCTATCACAAAACTTCCACGTAGCGGAGCAATTTACTGGACAACCTGGATCTTATGTTCCTGTTCAAGAGACTGTAAAAGGATTTAAAGAGATTCTTGAAGGTAAATATGACGATCTTCCAGAGGATGCTTTCCGTCTAGTTGGACGTATTGAAGAAGTAGTAGAAAAAGCAAAAGGAATGGAATAA
- the atpG gene encoding ATP synthase F1 subunit gamma — MASLRELKGRIESTKKTKQITGAMQLVSASKMSKAEQNARGFVPYADKLQEVVSSIANANTDAQHPMLMKREVKKTGYLIITSDRGLVGAYNSHILKNLVNTIEKNHTSKDEYTIIVLGRKGYDYCRKRGLPVSKSVLGVPDHPTFADVKELASETVQMYADGDIDELNIIYNHYVSAISQVVTNKQLLPIDNLDESGAATSDYEFDPNQEQILEVLLPQYAESLIFGALLDGKASEHAASMTAMRSATDNASDLIDDLSLSYNRARQAAITQEITEIVGGVAALE; from the coding sequence TTGGCATCACTAAGAGAATTAAAAGGTAGAATTGAATCTACGAAAAAAACAAAACAAATCACGGGAGCAATGCAACTTGTTTCGGCTTCTAAAATGTCAAAAGCGGAACAAAATGCCCGAGGATTTGTTCCTTATGCAGATAAACTTCAAGAGGTTGTTAGCAGTATTGCTAATGCGAATACGGATGCACAACATCCAATGTTAATGAAACGTGAAGTGAAAAAGACAGGTTATTTAATTATAACTTCAGACCGCGGTCTTGTTGGGGCATATAATAGTCACATCCTAAAAAATCTAGTCAATACAATTGAAAAGAATCATACAAGTAAGGATGAATATACGATCATCGTACTTGGGAGAAAAGGATATGATTATTGTCGAAAACGTGGGTTACCGGTATCCAAAAGTGTGCTAGGTGTACCTGATCATCCAACATTTGCAGATGTAAAAGAGCTTGCGTCTGAAACTGTTCAAATGTATGCAGATGGAGATATTGACGAGTTAAATATTATATACAACCACTATGTTAGTGCGATTTCGCAAGTGGTAACAAATAAACAATTACTTCCTATTGATAATTTAGATGAGAGCGGTGCAGCTACATCTGACTATGAGTTTGATCCAAACCAGGAGCAAATCTTGGAAGTACTTTTACCTCAGTATGCAGAAAGTCTAATCTTTGGTGCATTACTTGACGGGAAAGCAAGTGAACATGCGGCTAGTATGACTGCGATGCGTAGTGCAACGGATAATGCTTCGGATCTAATTGATGATTTATCCCTATCATATAACCGTGCACGTCAAGCAGCAATTACACAAGAAATCACAGAGATTGTTGGTGGCGTAGCAGCACTCGAATAG
- the atpA gene encoding F0F1 ATP synthase subunit alpha translates to MSINAEEISTLIKQQIENFDSDIEVSDVGTVIEVGDGIARAHGLDNAMAGELLEFSNGVMGLAQNLEESNVGIVILGPYTEIKEGDEVRRTGRIMQVPVGEELLGRVVNPLGQPIDGKGPIETSKTRPIEAAAPGVMDRKSVDEPLQTGIKAIDALVPIGRGQRELIIGDRQTGKTTVAVDTILNQKDQDMICIYVAIGQKESTVRNTVETFRKHGALENTIVVTAGASDPAPLLYLSPYAGVAMGEEFMYNGKHVLVIYDDLSKQAVAYRELSLLLRRPPGREAFPGDVFYLHSRLLERAAKLSDAKGGGSLTALPFVETQAGDIAAYIPTNVISITDGQIFLQSDLFFSGVRPAINPGLSVSRVGGSAQIKAMKKVAGTLRLDLASFRELEAFSQFGSDLDKSTQAKLNRGQRTVEVLKQGLHKPMVVEKQVAIIYSLTRGFLDDIPVEDIQRFEEELNIWLESNRNELLTSIRETGNLPDESEFNDAIDSFKKTFLPSNN, encoded by the coding sequence ATGAGCATTAATGCTGAAGAAATTAGCACACTGATTAAACAGCAAATTGAAAACTTTGATTCTGACATCGAAGTAAGTGATGTTGGGACAGTTATTGAAGTCGGTGACGGTATCGCGCGTGCTCATGGTCTTGATAATGCTATGGCTGGAGAATTACTTGAATTCTCAAATGGTGTTATGGGATTAGCACAGAACTTAGAAGAAAGTAATGTAGGTATCGTTATCCTTGGACCTTATACGGAAATTAAAGAAGGCGATGAAGTTCGTCGTACTGGTCGTATCATGCAAGTACCTGTAGGAGAGGAATTGTTAGGACGTGTGGTAAACCCACTAGGTCAACCAATTGATGGCAAAGGCCCAATTGAAACATCTAAAACTCGTCCAATCGAAGCGGCTGCTCCAGGAGTTATGGATCGTAAATCCGTTGATGAGCCACTTCAAACAGGTATTAAAGCAATTGATGCATTAGTTCCAATTGGTCGTGGTCAACGTGAGTTAATCATCGGAGACCGTCAAACTGGGAAAACTACTGTAGCAGTAGATACAATCTTGAACCAAAAAGATCAAGATATGATTTGTATTTATGTAGCTATCGGACAAAAAGAATCAACTGTGCGTAATACAGTAGAAACTTTCCGTAAGCACGGTGCACTTGAAAACACAATTGTAGTTACTGCAGGTGCTTCAGATCCTGCACCACTATTGTACTTATCTCCGTATGCTGGTGTAGCAATGGGTGAAGAGTTCATGTATAACGGAAAACACGTTTTAGTTATATATGATGATTTATCTAAACAAGCAGTAGCATATCGTGAACTTTCCTTATTATTACGTCGTCCACCGGGCCGTGAAGCATTCCCTGGGGATGTATTCTACCTACACTCTCGTTTATTAGAGCGTGCAGCTAAATTAAGTGATGCAAAAGGTGGCGGTTCATTAACTGCATTACCATTTGTTGAAACACAAGCTGGTGATATTGCAGCTTACATTCCAACGAACGTAATTTCCATTACTGATGGACAGATTTTCTTACAATCGGATCTATTTTTCTCTGGGGTTCGTCCAGCGATCAACCCTGGTTTATCTGTATCACGTGTAGGGGGATCTGCACAAATCAAAGCAATGAAAAAAGTAGCAGGGACATTGCGTCTTGATCTTGCATCTTTCCGTGAATTAGAAGCATTCTCTCAATTTGGTTCAGACTTGGATAAATCTACACAAGCGAAACTAAATCGCGGTCAACGTACAGTTGAAGTGTTGAAGCAAGGTCTTCATAAACCGATGGTAGTTGAAAAACAGGTAGCTATTATCTACTCATTAACGCGTGGTTTCCTAGATGATATCCCTGTAGAAGATATCCAACGTTTTGAAGAAGAATTGAACATTTGGTTAGAAAGCAATCGTAATGAATTACTTACTTCTATTCGTGAAACTGGTAATTTACCAGACGAGAGCGAGTTTAATGATGCGATTGATTCATTCAAGAAAACATTTCTACCATCTAATAACTAA
- a CDS encoding F0F1 ATP synthase subunit delta, translating into MSNSVVAKRYADALFQLGREKNSLDQLVADFLEVRQIFTNDQKLNVFLKHPKIDNEKKKQFLADVFKGADPVVINTLKLLVDRHRTSTIPSIVDHLVALVNDTKGIADATVYSIRELNTDEKEQLQTSFAKRLGKRSVQITNVVDPKILGGMKIRVGNTIYDGTVSNKLNRISRSIVSANK; encoded by the coding sequence ATGAGTAACTCCGTAGTAGCAAAACGTTATGCAGATGCGCTTTTTCAGCTTGGTAGAGAGAAGAATTCATTAGACCAATTAGTAGCAGATTTTCTTGAGGTTCGACAAATATTTACAAATGATCAAAAATTAAATGTTTTCCTGAAGCATCCAAAGATTGACAATGAGAAAAAGAAACAGTTTTTAGCTGATGTGTTTAAAGGTGCGGATCCAGTTGTAATAAATACGCTGAAGTTACTTGTAGATCGTCATCGCACATCAACCATTCCATCTATTGTTGATCACCTAGTCGCTTTGGTAAACGATACAAAAGGAATTGCAGACGCAACCGTCTATTCCATTCGAGAATTAAATACCGATGAAAAGGAACAACTTCAAACATCCTTTGCTAAACGTTTAGGGAAAAGAAGTGTTCAAATTACGAATGTTGTGGATCCTAAGATTCTCGGCGGTATGAAAATAAGAGTCGGAAATACGATATACGATGGAACGGTAAGTAATAAGTTAAACCGAATTTCACGTAGTATCGTGTCTGCTAACAAATGA
- the atpF gene encoding F0F1 ATP synthase subunit B: MHSYIDLLNIGASVGGLRWPDMLVQLFFFLILLALLKKFAWGPLMSKMEERENYVANEIESAEQSRAEAEKASKDAAEQLNQVKAEAQKMIEDAKAAGAKQEQAIIDSAREEADRIKEAAQADIQNEKERAIQALQDKVASLSVLIASKVIEKELSEQDQEKLINEYIQEVGEDR, translated from the coding sequence GTGCATTCATACATTGACTTGTTAAACATTGGAGCTAGTGTCGGTGGTTTACGTTGGCCAGATATGTTAGTTCAATTATTCTTCTTCCTTATTCTTCTAGCATTACTGAAGAAATTTGCTTGGGGACCATTAATGAGCAAAATGGAAGAGCGTGAGAACTACGTAGCAAATGAAATTGAATCAGCTGAGCAAAGTCGTGCGGAAGCAGAAAAGGCTTCCAAAGATGCAGCTGAGCAATTAAATCAAGTAAAAGCAGAAGCGCAAAAAATGATAGAAGATGCGAAGGCTGCAGGAGCAAAACAAGAGCAAGCCATCATCGATTCAGCGAGGGAAGAAGCAGATCGTATTAAAGAAGCAGCGCAAGCAGATATTCAAAATGAAAAAGAACGAGCTATTCAAGCGTTACAAGATAAAGTTGCATCCTTATCTGTATTAATTGCAAGTAAGGTAATTGAAAAAGAACTTAGCGAACAAGATCAAGAAAAACTAATTAATGAATACATTCAAGAAGTTGGGGAAGATCGATGA
- the atpE gene encoding F0F1 ATP synthase subunit C, with translation MGALAAAIAIGLAALGAGLGNGMIVSKTVEGIARQPELRGALQGTMFIGVALVEAIPIIAAVIAFMVM, from the coding sequence ATGGGAGCTTTAGCAGCAGCAATAGCAATCGGTTTAGCAGCATTAGGAGCAGGTCTTGGTAACGGTATGATCGTAAGTAAAACAGTAGAAGGTATTGCACGTCAACCAGAATTACGTGGTGCATTACAAGGTACAATGTTTATCGGGGTAGCACTTGTAGAGGCGATTCCAATCATCGCAGCAGTTATCGCGTTTATGGTAATGTAA